Proteins encoded by one window of Nicotiana tabacum cultivar K326 chromosome 10, ASM71507v2, whole genome shotgun sequence:
- the LOC107806137 gene encoding uncharacterized protein LOC107806137, with protein sequence MIWGYIDNFVGLKKEQIMVIGKFKFFSLEEREKYCVGVFDEEEMEEHSEKSPPAEDDHCPICFGDFTIPCRTNCGHWFCASCILQLWNYRSTLQRCKCPICCRPISKLVPEDSLVVQQEEDGVELLKNIRRYNHLYVGGAYGVFLKLVALPLLMQRILRSLMSKLMDPDHVKLNCYVLRLFALLLSWIYSSWKFEFIPTGRLGIWRLLDICAMAFVAIFYLAGLFHRWILRRHVRLAVLQAQPS encoded by the exons ATGATTTGGGGTTATATTGATAATTTTGTGGGGTTGAAAAAAGAACAAATAATGGTGATCGGGAAATTTAAGTTTTTTTCTTTGGAGGAAAGGGAGAAATATTGTGTGGGTGTATTTGATGAAGAAGAAATGGAGGAACATAGTGAAAAGTCACCACCAGCTGAGGATGATCACTGTCCTATTTGTTTTGGGGACTTCACAATTCCTTGCAGGACAAACTGTGGCCACTGGTTTTGTG CATCTTGCATATTGCAGCTATGgaattatagatcaacattacaGCGGTGCAAATGCCCCATATGCTGTCGTCCCATCAGTAAGCTGGTTCCAGAGGATTCTTTAGTTGTACAACAGGAAGAGGATGGTGTTGAACTCCTTAAGAACATTCGCCGATACAATCACCTATATGTAGGTGGTGCTTATGGTGTGTTTCTG AAACTAGTTGCATTGCCACTGCTAATGCAGAGAATTCTCCGGTCATTGATGAGCAAACTGATGGATCCTGATCATGTCAAGTTAAATTGTTATGTACTGCGCCTTTTTGCT TTATTGCTGAGTTGGATCTACAGCAGCTGGAAGTTTGAGTTTATTCCTACTG GACGTCTGGGAATATGGAGACTACTTGACATTTGTGCTATGGCCTTTGTGGCCATTTTCTATTTGGCTGGCCTATTCCATAGATGGATACTTAGGCGTCATGTGAGGTTAGCTGTTTTACAAGCTCAACCGAGTTAA